The Drosophila suzukii chromosome 2 unlocalized genomic scaffold, CBGP_Dsuzu_IsoJpt1.0 scf_2c, whole genome shotgun sequence genome segment CGATTCCTTAAAGGATTCAATTCAGTATTTACaatatgtgcaattaaatcGCTCACTTGGTTATTAGCTTGGCTGCTAGAAGCCATTGCAGGTTGGGGTAGAGACATGgtgagaattctttcaaaatcgttaattaagtcttccaccttgtttgattttatttaaaaatttttttcttatagtacttaaataaaatataaaaaaataaacaggaTACGCTCACTAATTGTCTTCTTTTCTTCCTGGGCTTAATATGATGTCTTCTGTTTTCCTTTGATGATCCTGCTGTGGTCGTCCTTCTTGGTTGttttagcgagggattgccctcagctcttccttcattttatttttgttggttGTTAATTTTTACCGAGTtattgccctcagctcttccttcggTTTGTTTTCTGTTTCTGATCGTCACTGtttagcgagggattgccctaagctcttccttcttgttgaatttgtatttttggatttgtaattgtatttggcttttgtttctcagtaaatatattttgtatcaactttcactttcacagtttaacaatttttgtttagttttgtgaattatttttttgagaccgtttagtttttttgttGAGCAGCAGGATTATTATGCCGATTATTAATTAGAGGATTGTTGTAAGGAAAGGggattattttatttattgatctCCTCCTTTGGTTTCAACGCGACCTTTTTTTCGGTTGGTtaggtttttatttaaacacgCAAGTTCCTTTTAATTTCAAAACCGTTagtgatttattttaaagcttttaattAGAACAATTTAAGcgtggccccacgttgggcgccaattaattatttcacttgcgaataatttaacaaaatttatttttatattttattcactaagttacaacttacaacttttccttaataccgacttttattctatattttctattgaaccgatcttctcagatgcaaaaacggactgcctggccaagggccgattatctgataaacaaacctcggcttaagagaattggggaactcattaagagttggacaagggttggactcaagagagtcaggaaatcggatgatcaaattctctgctcgattgctaaacggattacgctgcagttttggggcacgccgggtgttgaccggatgcttgtgtttacattagctgcacccagcttagtttatgttggGAGGACTAAggattgaatcttaataatgaacttcgattgaagtgggggagctaattgggattctgtgggaacgctgagtaaggggttcccagctaagaattgtttataagaaattgtttacgacttgggtaaggcggctgggcgctcgagctggaaagcgttctcagctaagaatgggatcatgagctggataacttgcaTACGAAATAGTATAAAACGGAGACTACATAGTATAGCTTTTAAACTTAATAGTATAAAAAGTAAACTATCAGCATAAATTTCAGTATACTGAGTGAGTATAAATTGTATACTCgttagttatacccgttactcgtatagtaaaagggtatactagattcgtcggaaagtatgtaacaggcagaaggaccccataaagtgtacacctaaaaaaaaatgatcatagAAACTAAACTATTCGtacattaaaactaaactattaAGTGTCAAAAATATCTTGATAAGATGCGTATTAACCTTATAACTCCGAAAGTATTAAACTCAAACAAACATATGTTAAATAAAAAGATTGTCCCcttggatcgtcacctaatgacGTTCTTATTTACTATCGTCTCTGCAACATAGTCATACATCCGAAATGTACTGGACTTGGTGGCAGACTAAAAGACTatattgatctgcgtgttggtttttcgtggacttgtgcctcGTGCGTTGAAGtagaccgtgatttggatggcAATGTGgcgctgaccaatgatcgttttaAGAAACTGTTTGATAAACTAATGAGCGTATTTGCTGATTTCAAAGAGTTTAAGGCCgaccttgataataaaaacaaggaagaacgctatagtcgagtacctcgactatcagatacccgttactcagataacaaactttaaaataagttagccgcgcactttgttctctctcccttgctctcatttctcggctctggttttatttcagccagcgccaagaatgagaaagcaacacataaaatagacaaaaaacatttatatttatgtatgcttgctaaacatacacaattttaaggcacattctgtatttcaaaatatttggttgaatagctttgtttgaaagaattctgtttgccgcggatattagattacaattttttacgtccacacacatgcataaatacatatgtatgtatgtatgtcgttttctggctctagtgtcaaggcttgtcgcaactactttggtttgagagcattggactgaaaacggaaaagtttttttgggacaatctataggtatttattaagcttattcatattctttgaaagagataaataaagatgtacagatctttaaagttttttgccgcgcactttgctctctctaagcgccggcagggcttttttctttgccgctaagctcggccggcaactatttacatacacacacatacacgcgtaagaACATTTCggattgtctggctctgacgtcatagcttttttctttggaggtttgtgggcgttagagtgggcgtagcaaaatttttttttggtcaatcgataggtattgagaagactaatacatttcagttaaaattttctatctaccatcaaaactgtaggagccacagttttgggcggtttgtgggcgttagagtgggcgtggcagtctactgaaacaaacttgcgctgcgtaagaagctcaggaatctgcacgccaaatctcaatagcctagctcttatagtttccgagatctcagcgttcatccggacagacggacagacggacagagggacatggctagatcgactcggctagtgatcctgatcaagccTATTTGATACTAGTCTGAATTTCACAAAATAGACGCCGATGTAGCAGCGTTGCCAGAATCGAAAAAgtagatatatatatgtatgtcgGTACATAGGATAGAGATGGCATTATGCGCCTAAATATGAGAGTTTATTAAAGACAGCAACCGTTCAGGAACATACCGGCCCGCCCTGAAACACAGTTTCTGAACTGGGCAAAACGGCAATCTTCGTGACTGGCCTGATCATCTCTCCTGTTGATGTCTTCAGCTTGACTGCTCGAACAAGGTTGTCCTTCCCTGGATAGGTTTCCATAACCCGTGCGATGTGCCACGAAGCTGGTGGTGTATTGGACTCCTTAACGAGAACTACATCACCAATCGAGAGGTTGGGTGTTGAAGTGGTCCATTTCGACGTTGTTGCACAGTAGTCAGATACTCCTGATGCCATTTCTTCCAAAATCCTTGAAGCCTGGATGCTTTGCCAATATCCTAATCGGCCCACAGGGATGTGGTTTAAGTCTGGATCTGGCACGGTGGTTAACGGTCGCCCAATTAAGAAGTGGGCGGGTGATAAGTAGTTGTCTTCGGTATCAGATGTGTAGCATAAGGGGCGTGAATTTATCACTGCGCTGATTTGAGCAAGCAAGGTGCGCATTTGTTCGAAGGTGAGCGTTGAGTTGCCGGTGACTCGGCGCAGATGCAGTTTGACACAGCGAAGACGAAAGCAGGATAAACAGTCGTGTGTTATTCTGCGAATGAGATTACGTGCTCCAATTATCCAGAATCTCTGACGAACGATTACAAACAGGGAAGAAACGCCAGGGTGAAGATTTACTCGGTGCTCGTGTTCCAGGATCAGCTTCGAGATTCGTTGCGTTTTTGGTAGCAAAACTGGGTGTTTCGCCTCTCGTGACAACTGCGATTGGTGCAGTCTTCCGCCTACCCTCAGCAAATCGTTTTCGTCTATTATTGGTGCAAGTTTGACCAGCTGCGATCGGTTCCTTAGGGGTTTCTTGGCAAGGAGCAATTGATAGTCCTCGTCAAAGCAGCGTTGCGCGTGTTTTATACAAATGATCCTTGCTGCCTTAATCTCTTCAAATGTAAGACCTCTTGAGGCCCTATCGCAGGACGGATTTTGTGTGCGTTGAATGAATCGCTTCACATAGGCGACAATGTGAACGAGCTTGAGCCAAGAAGAAACTCGTGCGATCAGCTCATCGAGTGGATGAACCTGAGTTGCAACAGCCACTGTAGCCAAACAGTTGGACTTGACTTCTCCTTGAATGCGTTTGTCTGAAAGAGATAAACCAAAACGTGAATCGCTCAACTTTACCAGGTATTGATCCTTGTCCCGTAGCCACAAAGGTCCATTCCACCACAAATGGAAGTCGATGAGGTCAGCCGCCATCAGACCCCTGGAAGCACAGTCAGCTGGGTTTGATTTGGAGTCTACATGCCGCCAGGCCTTCCTAGGAAGAGTGTCAAGGATTTCCGAGGTTCTGTTTCCAACAAAAGTCTTTAGTTGGGCTGGTGCATAGGATAACCAGGAGAGCACTATTGAGGAGTCGGACCAGGCAAAAACAGTTATGTTCTTGTGGCGTAATCCAGAAGAGATCGAACGAATGAGTTGGCTTAGAAGAAGTGCTGCGCAAAGCCACCCTTGTCTTCGCAGCCACAAGGGACACCAAGATGGATCCGTCGTCATTTGTAACTCTGCTGTACACCACAGCAGCATACGCCTTGGTTGAGGCATCCGAAAATCCGTGAAGTTCGATATTGTCTGCGTCGTTGGCAACGAAGCGTGGTAATTGGAATTTTTGTAGAGTGCCTAGATCTTCTCTACACTTTAGCCAGTTGTCCCCTAGTTTAGTTGGGAGCGGGTCATCCCAACCCAAGTTTAAGAGCCAGAGTTTTTGGAAAATAATCTTAAATTGGATTACAATGGGTGCCAAGAGTCCGAGAGGATCAAATATCCTGGAAACGTCGGACAAGACTTGTCTCTTTGTGCAGTCAGGATTTGCCGCTAGACCAATGTTGTACGTTAGAATGTCTTTTCCAGGATCCCAGTATAGCCCGAGAACCTTAACTGGCGACGATTGTGCGTTGGTATCATCCTTTTGTATGAATGAGGTATTGGATACCCATTTCCCGAGTTCCAGATTTGCGCACGACATCAGCTGAATTAACTCGTCTCGGTTTCGACGTAGTTCATCCTCATTGTTTGATCCAGTAAGAACATCATCTACATAAAAATCTTCCAGTAGGATTTTTGAAGCATTCGGGTATTCGTCTTGATGATCCACGGCGAGTTGTTCCAGGACTCGTACCGCCAGGAAGGGTGCACATGACGTTCCGTAGGTTACAGTGCACAATTGGAAATGCTTGATCGGATCGGATGGAtcctctctccaaacgatctTCTGATAGTTTCTGTGCTTTTCGTTTACCCATATTTGGCGGAACATTTTAACGATGTCCGCTGAGAGTGCGAACTTGTACATTCAAAAGCGTAGGCACACAGCAAATAGATCGCGCTGAATACTGGGTCCTGTGAAAAGAGTGCCATTTAAAGCCTTACCGTTAGCGTCGCGAAAGGATCCATCAAAGACCACTCGCAGGTTTCGGCATAGCACTGGGTGGTGGGGAAGAAAGAACAGATTTCCAGTAGTGATTTCCTCTGGCGGCACCTCTCGCATGTGTCCCAGGTTGATATACTCTCGCATTAAGTATACGTACTGTGTCCGCAGTTGCTCCTTTTGTTGTAGTCGTCGCTCCACCGATTTGAAACGTTTAAGAGCTCCATGTAGAGTTTCTCCGAATTAGGGACTTTCCGTGTTGAATGGAAGTTCAACGATATACTTCCCGTTTTCATCGCGACTGTGGGTGGCGAGAAAGTGCTTCTCGACCTGATCGTCTACCGGTTCCTATTTTGTGTTGCTTTGAACGTTCTCCAGTTCCCAAAACCTCTGAAGCGTGTTGTCGATATCCATTGTTGTGGTTAGTGCAATAGCGTTGCTTGAGTTCGATGTGATGAGTGAAGTGATAACCCATCCGAATACCAAGGAAATAGCGATAAGATTACCCTTGTTGTCGAAAATCTTTCGTCCTGTGAACACTGACCATACGTGTTCGCTTCCCAATAGTATATCTACTGGTGTGTTTGCGTTGAAATGTGTATCCGCCAGTTGCAGATCCTTAAATACCTCGAGGGTCGATGCGTCGATATTTTGGCGTTCCAGAGATGAGGTGATTCTGCCTAGCACGTGGGCATAGACAACCAAACGATCATCGGATATGCGTGACTTGATTTGCAGCGTGCTGCATCCCCTTGTAGTGTCTGCTTTTACGGAAGAGATTCCCGTAACCAAAATGCATGATGCCGACCGTGTCAATCCGAGAGCTTGGATGCAACGCTCAGATACATAAGATAGCTCTGATCCTGGTCACCTTTTGCGTTTTTAACATACACCATAGCAGTTGGTAGTATGCTTCGCTTGAATTCCGTTAGATGTGTACATTTTGCAGTGCCTTGTGCACATACAACCTTTTGGGTGCCCGCACCTTGGGCCAAATGACTGAGTATCACTGAGTTTGTGTTAGACGCGCTTAAGTTTTGCTCGTCCCCCTCTGCTATCTGGGCAAGATTCCCACTAGCCTGTGGATTCGATTGGACGTGAAGAAGGGAGTGATGATTTCCTTTGCATTGCCTGCACTTGTATGTTGACTTGCACCTGTTGACCCCATGACCAGGTCGCAAGCAGCTGTAGCATAGTAATTTCTCCTTCACAAATGATCTCCTCTGCAGTCCAGACATATCCAGAAACTACTGACAGCCATATAGAGTGTGTTCCGCAGAGCTACATTTGGTGCAGCCACTACTTTCAACCGCAACCATCGATTGTGTGATCCGTTTTGGCTTTTCAAGATGTGATGTTGTCTTGCTTCCAGTCGCAAGCTTCCTTTTGCTCAGCTCCAGTTCCTCGCAGCGAGAATCGAGAAACTTGAAGAATTCCTCTAGAGTGGGTGAATCTGTCTCCATGCTGCGCTCAATCCACCTGCGCCGTGTGTCAGCGTCAAGTTTTTCTAGGGCTAGATTGATGATCCAACAATCTGATTCACCGCATCCAATCCACGAACAATTTCGTTTGCTCCGTCCGAAACCTTCCGTAGAACTGTTGCATCGATCTTTGTAGTTGTTGGTAAGCTCATAAACTGTTCCAAAAACGAGTTTACAATGTGCCGTGGACGATTGTATCTTTCCTTAAAACGTTCTCATGCAGTGTTGTAAGCCGTGTCCGTAACTGCCAAGTGTCGAACCAAGTTGGCAGCCTCATCAACGAGTAGTGTTTTCAAGTGATGGAACTTCTGGGTATTGGACAAATGCTGTTTGTTATGAATTGTGCTTTCATATATGTCTTGAAAGGATGGCCACTCTGTGTAGTTGCCCGAGAACcgtttgatttgaattttacGCAATTCGCTCAGATTTGAATTCGCCGTGAGTACCGAGTTCCGAGAATTCGCTAATGTGACGTCACCACCAACATGATCAGGCGTGTTCGGTGTGCTCTGACTTACAGCAAGTCGCTCAAATAGTTGTTGGTTTTGTTGCAGCAAGTTCAGGATTGCATCGTTGTTTGAGTGTAGCCCGTTGCTGCCACTCGCACCGCTTGTAGATGTCCCCGGTTGTACATCATTGCTCCTTTCCTTGAGAATAGCGCTTGCCCTTAGGTATTTTGCTTCGTAGACCGCATTGTCAATCTCCGGATCGACATAGCCTTCCACTTCCTCGTGAAGCGCAATGCAATCGCTAAACTGGTTGAACTCCTTCCAAACTTCATTGAGAAGATCTATCCGTGTGACGATCTCTGTGTGTGTAGCAATCTCCGTTTGTTCAGCCCATGCCAAGACACGTGTCATGTTGGCCTTGAGTCTTGCACGGCTTTTCACTAACGATTTTAATTGTTCCATTGCAAACAATTACAATTGAGAATCAAAGCACTTCAAAACTGTCCAAGAATCCGGAACGATGGGCCAGCAATATGGTTAGAAATATAAACGACTTGGATGTGTGGACTGTATGTAATTTTATTCTTGTCAGTTCCGAAGCCTATTTGATACGGATCTGAATTTCACAAAAAAGACGCCGATGTAGCAGCGTTGCCAGAATCGAAAAAgtagatatatatatgtatgtcgGTACATAGGATAGAGATGGCATTATGCGCCTAAATATGAGAGTTTATTAAAGACAGCAACCGTTCAGGAACAGGGTCACCTAAATGCAAAAAGACCGCTTCCTTAAAATCTGTTGAAGTAAAGGCATCAGTCTCAAATCCCAACTCAGCTTCAACTATTTTtacccgatcggtaacggcagctatgtcAGCATCCACTGGCGCTGAGGGACCTAAAGCTTCACTGCCAGCAGTACACATAGGTACAAAAAGCTCTGGAGAAgtccctgtttctgctagtcagcCTAAGGGGTCAAACACTACGCAGCTTTTTGTGCCTACAggtgaagttagctctataggagGTCGCGATAATCTGACGAACGGTGTTCAGATTGTTGGTGGCGGAAAAAAGAGACtctcgtttaacacctgaaaccacatctgcagatgttttggaatttatacatCAGGAGTTCCCATCTTaaaacatcacagtggaggagtttaaatttccatatgttcgtgggatatcttcatttaaaatatctgctcctcctgaagtatttaatgtactaaacTATAAAAGAGTTTGGCAGAATGATGAAtgggtcattaaagaatttgtttaaAACAGATGGATaactaataataggccttccacggtagtacctgcgccaaaaaactgagcagtttatttttggcctatcaaaatgttagggacTTAATTTAAAGCTACCTAAGCTGTATGcttttctgaagacattctggcctttactgagacttTGCTAAAATTGGAGATATCAGACCCTAAATTTCTGTCCAACAATTTTAATACGAatagaactgatcgctctcctcgtaggggggtcggttgctgattgccgttaacTCTACTTTACCACCGCAGAGAAaatactttcttaatcccaatgacatagaattctttggtgttaaagtttctttataatctttttctatttatgtaacttgttcttatattccacaTGGATCCGACTTAGCAATTTATGAGCAGAatttgtctgcaataaaaactgttctatctcatctttccgaaaaggatcttttgattgttttgggtgatttcaatctccgtgacatttcttggtcccctcccactgactcacttgtctctacccctttatttgtacatgacttcgttgacggtttgttagaattatcattacagcaagttagtTTTATACgtagatccgtctgaagtcacggtatttAGAATCTCTCCAACTAGaagtagatgctttcgtaaatgtgactataataaactcaacaacatgatttctcaatataactggacaaatttatataattccttggatattaaaagtgctacggaactattttatagtgtccgAAACTCGTATTTCTGTGAATGTGTTTCTGAtagttttcctcctaagttaAACTTccataaaaaatacaaaaa includes the following:
- the LOC139354381 gene encoding uncharacterized protein codes for the protein MREYINLGHMREVPPEEITTGNLFFLPHHPVLCRNLRVVFDGSFRDANADIVKMFRQIWVNEKHRNYQKIVWREDPSDPIKHFQLCTVTYGTSCAPFLAVRVLEQLAVDHQDEYPNASKILLEDFYVDDVLTGSNNEDELRRNRDELIQLMSCANLELGKWVSNTSFIQKDDTNAQSSPVKVLGLYWDPGKDILTYNIGLAANPDCTKRQVLSDVSRIFDPLGLLAPIVIQFKIIFQKLWLLNLGWDDPLPTKLGDNWLKCREDLGTLQKFQLPRFVANDADNIELHGFSDASTKAYAAVVYSRVTNDDGSILVSLVAAKTRNITVFAWSDSSIVLSWLSYAPAQLKTFVGNRTSEILDTLPRKAWRHVDSKSNPADCASRGLMAADLIDFHLWWNGPLWLRDKDQYLVKLSDSRFGLSLSDKRIQGEVKSNCLATVAVATQVHPLDELIARVSSWLKLVHIVAYVKRFIQRTQNPSCDRASRGLTFEEIKAARIICIKHAQRCFDEDYQLLLAKKPLRNRSQLVKLAPIIDENDLLRVGGRLHQSQLSREAKHPVLLPKTQRISKLILEHEHRVNLHPGVSSLFVIVRQRFWIIGARNLIRRITHDCLSCFRLRCVKLHLRRVTGNSTLTFEQMRTLLAQISAVINSRPLCYTSDTEDNYLSPAHFLIGRPLTTVPDPDLNHIPVGRLGYWQSIQASRILEEMASGVSDYCATTSKWTTSTPNLSIGDVVLVKESNTPPASWHIARVMETYPGKDNLVRAVKLKTSTGEMIRPVTKIAVLPSSETVFQGGPWNSIKAKPNKPEPMEVDESLQIQNRPKYNQGYNRYSINNYNQNKWNQNKKQETQTTPQNNPQNKREPTGTVNHPANKTMRLNNIEEDRFLGQNPEIQPYVQEKGVYNHEDVIISFFGELHRINMIYMVCDERLVSFVYRCKKPFLPTSLRIHKDAD